A stretch of the Pseudorasbora parva isolate DD20220531a chromosome 13, ASM2467924v1, whole genome shotgun sequence genome encodes the following:
- the lamtor5 gene encoding ragulator complex protein LAMTOR5: MEGALEQHLDDTMKNPAIVGVLCTDAQGHNLGCRGSLSDEHGGIVSVLAKQAASLTKDPTDFPTVCLESDCGNILVRTHGTITLAVHKMAT, encoded by the exons ATGGAGGGTGCGCTGGAGCAGCATCTTGATGATAC GATGAAAAATCCTGCCATTGTTGGGGTTTTGTGCACAGACGCTCAAGGCCATAATCTAGGAT GCCGTGGCTCGCTCTCTGATGAACATGGAGGAATTGTGTCTGTACTGGCTAAGCAAGCGGCCTCTCTAACCAAAGACCCCACTGACTTCCCTACTGTGTGCCTGGAGTCTGACTGTGG GAACATTTTGGTGAGAACACATGGAACAATTACACTGGCCGTGCATAAGATGGCAACATGA